A window from Rhodocyclaceae bacterium encodes these proteins:
- a CDS encoding alpha/beta fold hydrolase, whose translation MPRLAIGDGEIAYEESGSGHPLLFVSGLNGTGRSWAPQVPFFSRHYRVITYDQRGTGSSDRLQRSFSVDGMAADVISLLDALGLERVHLVGQSTGGAIGQTLAVLHPERLSRMTIYATWTWCDPWFRRLFEARRQMYQQAGPELHGRFHPLWLYPPDYVNAHDAEIEEELRRAAVNPPPADVSVGRIDAIMAFDRRADLARITTPTLVMAARDDYITPAYHAEALARAIPGAQLELMDSGGHSLSKTRPDAFNARVLRFLQEGG comes from the coding sequence ATGCCCAGGCTGGCCATCGGCGACGGCGAGATCGCCTACGAAGAAAGCGGCAGCGGCCATCCGCTGCTGTTCGTCAGTGGTCTCAACGGCACTGGCCGTTCATGGGCGCCGCAGGTGCCCTTCTTCAGCCGGCACTATCGGGTGATCACCTACGATCAGCGCGGCACCGGCTCCAGCGACCGGTTGCAGCGTTCGTTCTCGGTCGACGGGATGGCTGCCGATGTCATCTCGCTGCTTGACGCACTCGGGCTCGAACGCGTCCACCTGGTCGGGCAGTCCACGGGCGGCGCGATCGGCCAGACACTCGCGGTACTGCATCCCGAGCGGCTGTCGCGGATGACGATCTACGCGACCTGGACCTGGTGCGATCCCTGGTTCAGGCGATTGTTCGAGGCGCGGCGGCAGATGTACCAGCAGGCGGGGCCGGAACTGCACGGTCGATTCCATCCGCTCTGGCTGTACCCGCCCGATTACGTGAACGCGCACGACGCCGAGATCGAGGAGGAACTGCGCCGCGCGGCCGTCAATCCGCCGCCGGCGGACGTCTCGGTCGGCCGCATCGACGCGATCATGGCGTTCGACCGCCGCGCAGACCTCGCACGCATCACCACGCCCACGCTGGTGATGGCCGCGCGCGACGACTACATCACCCCCGCCTACCACGCCGAGGCCCTGGCCCGCGCGATCCCGGGCGCCCAGCTCGAGTTGATGGACAGCGGCGGCCATTCACTGTCGAAGA
- a CDS encoding NAD(P)-dependent oxidoreductase codes for MDDRKIGVVGLGNMGGGIARNFQRAGLPLAVWDLDPAARDALAALPGVEVATPGEMAASCSTIFFIVPATPEIAACFDGPDGVLAHAAPGLVVYDFTTSGPVQTRAIAARAAERGIAYLDAGMSGGASGADAGTLTLMVGGDKDAFERTRGLLERISKRLFHLGASGTGHTMKLIHNMVCHTIFLATCEGGRMAEAAGISVADMIGVFNVSNARSYASEVRFPAHILSGKWDARSRVYNLRKDVSMAVSLAGSLGAQVPLGTLTSEFLASAIEQGMTDTDFAHLYPRFDEIVSGTRTR; via the coding sequence ATGGACGATCGGAAGATAGGAGTGGTGGGTCTGGGCAACATGGGCGGTGGCATCGCACGCAACTTCCAGCGCGCCGGCCTGCCACTGGCGGTCTGGGACCTCGACCCGGCCGCCCGCGATGCGCTCGCCGCGCTGCCGGGCGTGGAGGTGGCCACGCCGGGAGAGATGGCGGCCTCCTGCAGCACCATCTTCTTCATCGTGCCGGCCACGCCCGAGATCGCCGCCTGCTTCGACGGCCCAGACGGCGTGCTCGCGCACGCGGCGCCGGGGCTGGTGGTGTACGACTTCACCACGTCTGGTCCGGTGCAGACGCGGGCGATCGCGGCGCGCGCGGCCGAGCGTGGCATCGCCTATCTCGACGCAGGCATGAGCGGTGGCGCATCGGGAGCGGACGCCGGCACGCTGACCCTGATGGTCGGCGGCGACAAGGATGCGTTCGAGCGCACGCGCGGATTGTTGGAGCGGATCTCGAAGCGGCTGTTCCACCTGGGCGCCAGCGGCACCGGCCACACGATGAAGCTGATCCACAACATGGTCTGCCACACGATCTTCCTCGCGACCTGCGAAGGCGGGCGGATGGCCGAAGCGGCGGGCATCAGCGTCGCCGACATGATCGGCGTGTTCAACGTATCCAATGCGCGCAGCTATGCGAGCGAGGTCCGCTTCCCGGCCCACATCCTGTCGGGCAAGTGGGACGCCCGCTCGCGCGTCTACAACCTGCGCAAGGACGTATCGATGGCGGTGTCGCTCGCCGGGTCGCTCGGCGCGCAGGTGCCACTGGGCACGCTCACCAGCGAGTTCCTGGCCTCAGCCATCGAACAGGGGATGACCGACACCGATTTCGCCCACCTGTATCCGCGTTTCGACGAAATCGTGAGCGGCACGCGCACGCGCTGA
- a CDS encoding enoyl-CoA hydratase/isomerase family protein, whose product MSTFEEYSGKYRHIRLERSADGVLLATFHTDGGTLQWGQAPYLEFPQVFADIGNDPGNKVVIFTGAGDAFSGPPGNPSNHRPQKTPAGWYNEYWGGKRLVQNLLDIEVPTIAAINGPALRHSELPLLCDLVIGSDTCAFQDTGHFMTGLVPGDGVHVIYPMLLGLNRGRYFLMTGQLIEAKEALDLGLICEKLPRDRLLPRAHELAEILLRQPPLVRRFTKALLVQQLKRSFHETLGYGLAIEGMAVVEGWNNRDEPRF is encoded by the coding sequence ATGTCGACATTCGAAGAGTACTCGGGCAAGTACCGGCATATCCGGCTCGAGCGCAGCGCCGACGGCGTATTGCTCGCGACGTTCCACACCGACGGCGGGACGCTGCAGTGGGGACAGGCTCCCTACCTGGAGTTCCCGCAGGTCTTTGCGGACATCGGCAACGATCCGGGAAACAAGGTCGTGATCTTCACCGGCGCGGGCGATGCCTTTTCCGGGCCGCCCGGCAACCCGTCGAATCACCGGCCACAGAAGACACCGGCAGGCTGGTACAACGAGTACTGGGGCGGCAAGCGGCTGGTGCAGAACCTGCTGGACATCGAGGTGCCGACGATCGCCGCGATCAACGGCCCGGCCCTGCGGCACAGCGAACTGCCGCTGCTGTGCGACCTGGTGATCGGTTCCGATACCTGTGCATTCCAGGATACCGGGCACTTCATGACCGGTCTGGTGCCCGGCGATGGCGTGCATGTGATCTACCCGATGCTGCTCGGTCTCAACCGTGGGCGCTATTTCCTGATGACAGGCCAGCTGATCGAGGCAAAGGAGGCGCTCGACCTCGGTCTGATCTGCGAGAAGCTGCCGCGGGACAGGCTCCTACCGCGTGCGCATGAGCTGGCAGAGATCCTGCTCAGGCAGCCGCCGCTGGTGCGCCGATTCACCAAGGCCCTGCTCGTGCAGCAGCTGAAGCGGTCGTTCCACGAAACGCTGGGCTACGGGCTGGCGATCGAAGGCATGGCAGTGGTCGAGGGCTGGAACAACCGGGACGAACCCCGGTTCTGA
- a CDS encoding tripartite tricarboxylate transporter substrate binding protein has translation MRFILRAALAAQSLVMVAGSFAGGVARAAEFPLKPIRIIVPFAAGGPVDVLGRAAAAQMSASFGQNVLLDNRPGASGIVGMELVAKAPADGYTMLLTSGNFTALPAFTRTLPYDPLRDFAPIGSVARIPGFLLAVHPSLPVRSVKELVALARAYPQKLNYGSSGTGGVQHLAMALFNLATGTRMTHVLYKGAPPLSIDLMSGQIETAFVVPAGALEFVRTGRMRAIGFSGGKRWARLPDVPTIDEAGVPAFEYFTWYGFWYPAGVAPELIDRVHGEIGRTVASADVRKRFDDLGFEPFASERPSEFARFVQADLAAMKKLASRIGAVPE, from the coding sequence ATGCGGTTCATCCTGCGGGCAGCCCTCGCTGCACAGTCGCTGGTCATGGTCGCCGGATCGTTCGCGGGGGGAGTCGCCCGGGCGGCCGAGTTTCCGCTGAAACCGATCCGGATCATCGTGCCGTTCGCCGCGGGCGGGCCAGTCGATGTCCTCGGCCGTGCCGCCGCCGCTCAGATGTCGGCCTCGTTCGGCCAGAACGTGCTGCTCGACAACCGGCCCGGGGCCAGCGGCATCGTCGGCATGGAACTGGTCGCCAAGGCGCCGGCGGATGGTTACACGATGCTTCTGACCTCGGGCAACTTCACGGCCCTGCCTGCGTTCACCCGGACGCTTCCCTATGATCCGCTGCGTGACTTCGCTCCGATCGGCAGCGTCGCGCGCATCCCGGGCTTTCTGCTGGCGGTTCATCCCTCGTTGCCGGTGCGCTCGGTAAAGGAACTCGTCGCGCTTGCCAGGGCCTATCCCCAGAAACTCAATTACGGATCCTCCGGCACCGGCGGTGTGCAGCATCTGGCGATGGCGCTGTTCAATCTTGCGACCGGAACGCGGATGACCCATGTGCTGTACAAGGGGGCGCCGCCGCTGTCGATCGACCTGATGAGCGGGCAGATCGAGACCGCGTTCGTGGTACCTGCCGGCGCGCTGGAGTTCGTTCGTACCGGTCGCATGCGGGCGATCGGCTTCAGCGGTGGAAAACGCTGGGCGCGCCTGCCCGATGTCCCGACGATCGACGAGGCCGGCGTGCCCGCGTTCGAGTACTTCACCTGGTACGGGTTCTGGTACCCGGCCGGCGTGGCCCCGGAACTCATCGATCGCGTGCACGGCGAGATCGGGCGTACGGTTGCATCAGCCGACGTGCGCAAGCGTTTCGACGACCTCGGCTTCGAGCCGTTCGCGTCGGAGCGGCCCTCCGAGTTCGCGCGTTTCGTGCAGGCTGACCTGGCGGCGATGAAGAAGCTCGCGAGCCGGATCGGAGCCGTGCCGGAGTAG
- a CDS encoding tripartite tricarboxylate transporter substrate binding protein — protein MVHSHRALLRAAVITSVAGIAIVSASLPAWAQAWPAKPVRVIVPYPPGDTADTIVRLIAQKITERIGQPLLVDNRAGASGQLGLELASRAAPDGYTVAVGQAGNVAVAPHAYRKLGYDPQRDFAPVALVAMNYLALVVQPSAPYRTVAEMVAWAKANPGRLTFGSNGEGGFPHLSFELLRVQAGFTYLHVPYKGAAQIVNDLLGGQVDAAMASYTSMVPFARAGKLRMLAITNPVRMNSAPDMPTVADAVPGYSSQGWFGFLAPSGTPRAIVLRLNEEINRAVNQPDVAERMTGAGLEIIAEPPDAFAALIRRELDKYAKLTKAIGFKPM, from the coding sequence TTGGTCCATTCACATCGAGCGCTGCTGCGGGCAGCGGTCATCACGTCTGTCGCGGGCATCGCGATCGTCTCCGCATCGCTTCCGGCGTGGGCGCAGGCCTGGCCGGCCAAGCCGGTGCGGGTGATCGTTCCCTATCCACCCGGCGATACCGCCGACACCATCGTCCGCTTGATCGCGCAGAAGATCACCGAGCGTATCGGGCAGCCGCTGCTGGTCGACAACCGCGCCGGTGCCAGCGGCCAGCTCGGGCTCGAGCTGGCATCCCGGGCGGCGCCGGACGGCTACACCGTAGCGGTCGGCCAGGCAGGCAATGTCGCGGTCGCCCCGCATGCATACCGCAAGCTGGGCTACGACCCGCAGCGCGATTTCGCGCCGGTGGCGCTGGTGGCGATGAATTACCTCGCACTGGTGGTGCAGCCGTCGGCGCCCTACCGCACGGTGGCCGAGATGGTCGCCTGGGCGAAAGCCAACCCGGGCAGGCTGACCTTCGGGTCGAACGGGGAGGGGGGCTTTCCGCACCTGTCCTTCGAACTGCTGCGGGTACAGGCCGGCTTCACCTACCTGCACGTGCCCTACAAGGGCGCGGCGCAGATCGTGAACGACCTGCTGGGCGGGCAGGTCGACGCGGCGATGGCCAGCTATACGTCGATGGTGCCGTTCGCGCGTGCGGGCAAGCTGCGCATGCTGGCCATCACCAACCCGGTACGGATGAACTCTGCGCCGGACATGCCGACGGTCGCCGATGCGGTGCCGGGCTATTCGTCGCAGGGCTGGTTCGGTTTCCTTGCGCCGTCGGGCACGCCACGCGCCATCGTGCTGCGGCTGAACGAGGAAATCAATCGAGCGGTGAATCAGCCGGACGTGGCCGAGCGCATGACCGGCGCGGGCCTGGAGATCATCGCCGAACCTCCGGACGCATTTGCAGCACTGATCCGGCGTGAACTCGACAAGTACGCGAAGCTCACGAAGGCCATCGGCTTCAAGCCGATGTGA
- a CDS encoding VOC family protein, with amino-acid sequence MRILRLDHVVLRVHDLARAEAFYRSLLGAAVERRIDKPIVLVQLRIGEALLDLVPGRMPAPGDDGAGDNMEHFCLRVDPFDPDAITAHILACGGQPEPKRELYGADGFGWSIYLRDPEGNRVELKGPPTRQLGRTGRPGAGTRTAVGRAPGACP; translated from the coding sequence ATGCGCATCCTGCGCCTCGACCATGTCGTGCTCAGGGTGCACGACCTCGCGCGTGCAGAGGCCTTCTACCGCAGCCTGCTGGGCGCTGCGGTCGAGCGCCGGATCGACAAGCCGATCGTCCTGGTGCAGCTGCGTATCGGCGAGGCGCTGCTCGACCTGGTACCGGGCCGCATGCCGGCACCCGGTGACGACGGCGCCGGCGACAACATGGAACACTTCTGCCTGCGGGTCGACCCGTTCGATCCCGATGCGATCACCGCGCACATCCTCGCGTGCGGCGGCCAGCCTGAACCGAAGCGCGAGCTCTACGGCGCGGACGGCTTCGGCTGGTCGATCTACCTGCGCGACCCGGAAGGCAACAGGGTCGAACTGAAGGGGCCGCCGACCAGGCAGCTCGGGCGCACCGGAAGACCCGGTGCAGGCACTCGCACTGCTGTGGGCCGTGCGCCAGGGGCCTGCCCATGA
- a CDS encoding amidase: protein MSDGLHTLTLAELARRIESRQLSPVELAGALLARIESLDGQVNAFITRTAELAMARARQAEAEISAGTYRGPMHGMPYALKDIFETAGVLTSGHSRICIDHVPARDGFAVARLHAAGAVLLGKLATHEFAHGGPSFDLPWPPARNPWNLEHITGGSSSGPGAAVAAGFAPGALGSDTGGSIRTPSALCGLAGLKPTYGLVSRSGVLPNSWSFDHCGPMAWTTEDCAILLQVIAGHDAADPASADRSIPDYRAALRGDDLRGIRVGVPRHLWEEDVDTPAELVRATEASIDVLRSLGATVEDVRMHPAQVYHDVKTVISLSELFSIYRDSLVARPGDFGEDFLGRGGLAGALFQASDYMLAQRVRRGLLEAALPLYERFDVLVTPGAGPAPRLDAHRTVSFWEKPSLFSPFSVFGNPALIVCCGFAGNGLPMGLQIGGRPFDECTVLRVGHAYEQATGWRARRPALVPGSARPPVRLAPPALLDDRVVTAAVRAATGALASQAGLVLDERQFDLLLRAAPHAFAMIRRIREPLARAAEPANTFRFDRCTLPGD, encoded by the coding sequence ATGAGTGACGGGCTGCATACCCTCACGCTCGCCGAGCTGGCGCGCCGGATCGAGTCGCGCCAACTGTCCCCGGTCGAGCTCGCCGGCGCACTGCTCGCCCGCATCGAGTCGCTCGACGGGCAGGTCAATGCATTCATCACCCGCACGGCGGAGCTCGCGATGGCTCGTGCGCGGCAGGCGGAGGCAGAGATCTCCGCCGGCACCTACCGGGGGCCGATGCACGGCATGCCGTACGCGCTGAAGGACATCTTCGAGACGGCGGGCGTGCTCACCTCCGGCCATTCGCGCATCTGCATCGACCATGTGCCGGCGCGCGACGGCTTCGCGGTGGCCAGGCTGCATGCGGCCGGCGCGGTGCTGCTCGGCAAGCTCGCGACGCACGAGTTCGCCCATGGCGGACCGTCCTTCGACCTGCCGTGGCCACCCGCTCGCAACCCGTGGAACCTCGAACACATCACCGGCGGCTCGAGCAGTGGCCCTGGCGCGGCCGTCGCCGCGGGCTTCGCCCCGGGCGCGCTCGGCAGCGATACCGGCGGCTCGATCCGCACGCCCTCGGCGCTGTGTGGCCTGGCCGGGCTCAAGCCCACCTATGGGCTGGTGAGCCGGAGCGGCGTGCTGCCGAATTCATGGTCGTTCGATCATTGCGGCCCGATGGCCTGGACCACCGAGGACTGCGCGATCCTGCTGCAGGTGATCGCCGGCCACGACGCGGCCGATCCGGCCAGCGCCGATCGCTCGATCCCCGACTACCGGGCCGCGCTGCGCGGCGACGACCTGCGCGGCATCCGGGTGGGCGTGCCGCGCCATCTGTGGGAAGAGGACGTCGATACCCCGGCCGAACTCGTGCGTGCGACCGAGGCATCGATCGATGTGCTGCGTTCGCTCGGTGCGACCGTCGAGGACGTGCGCATGCATCCGGCGCAGGTGTACCACGACGTGAAGACGGTGATCTCGCTGTCGGAGCTTTTCTCGATCTACCGCGACTCGCTCGTGGCGCGGCCGGGCGATTTCGGCGAGGACTTCCTCGGGCGCGGTGGCCTGGCTGGCGCGCTGTTCCAGGCATCCGACTACATGCTCGCGCAGCGCGTGCGGCGCGGCCTGCTCGAGGCCGCGCTGCCGCTGTATGAACGGTTCGACGTGCTGGTCACTCCCGGTGCCGGTCCGGCACCGCGGCTCGATGCGCACCGCACGGTGTCGTTCTGGGAGAAGCCCTCGCTGTTCTCCCCGTTCAGCGTGTTCGGCAATCCGGCGCTGATCGTGTGCTGCGGATTCGCCGGCAACGGCCTGCCGATGGGGCTGCAGATCGGCGGGCGCCCGTTCGACGAGTGCACCGTGCTGCGCGTCGGCCACGCCTACGAACAGGCGACCGGCTGGCGTGCGCGACGGCCGGCGCTGGTGCCCGGGTCTGCGCGGCCACCGGTGCGGCTGGCGCCACCGGCGCTGCTGGACGACCGTGTGGTGACCGCTGCCGTGCGCGCGGCCACCGGGGCATTGGCCAGCCAGGCGGGCCTCGTGCTCGACGAGCGCCAGTTCGACCTGCTGCTGCGCGCTGCGCCGCATGCGTTCGCGATGATCCGCCGCATTCGTGAGCCGCTCGCACGGGCCGCCGAGCCGGCGAACACCTTCCGCTTCGACCGTTGCACGTTGCCAGGAGACTGA
- a CDS encoding tripartite tricarboxylate transporter substrate binding protein — MPFDARQAVPLLCAAAACSLSLQALAQGTYPNRPIRVIVPFGTGSVTDVIARVTMPALSDALGQPILVDNRPGGGGNPGTDLGVKAVPDGHTLILSSASTLAVNGFLFSNMPYDMATAFAPITQINAVTNVLVVSPLLPVKSVPELIAHAKANPGKLSYGSAGAGGTIHLAAEMFKALTGTQMEHIVYKASPIAHIDLFSGQIQLMFDGLPPSIGHIKAGKLRALAVTPAKRSALLPDLPTMAEAGVPGYNVQGWNGFVGPAGLPRAIVERLNRETVAVLRRDVVRQRLLELGAEPVGNTPEEFGAHLRAERELWGKLIRRIGLKLD; from the coding sequence ATGCCTTTCGATGCCCGACAGGCGGTGCCGTTGTTGTGCGCCGCGGCTGCATGTTCGCTGTCCCTGCAGGCCCTCGCGCAGGGCACCTATCCGAACCGTCCGATCCGCGTGATCGTTCCGTTCGGCACCGGCAGCGTCACCGACGTGATCGCGCGCGTGACGATGCCGGCGCTGTCCGATGCGCTCGGCCAGCCGATCCTGGTCGACAACCGGCCCGGCGGTGGCGGCAACCCCGGGACGGATCTCGGCGTGAAGGCGGTACCCGACGGCCATACGCTGATCCTCAGTTCGGCCAGCACGCTGGCGGTGAACGGCTTCCTGTTCAGCAATATGCCCTACGACATGGCCACTGCGTTCGCACCGATCACCCAGATCAACGCGGTCACCAATGTGCTGGTGGTGAGCCCGCTGCTGCCGGTGAAGAGCGTGCCGGAACTGATCGCCCATGCGAAGGCCAACCCGGGGAAGCTGTCGTATGGCTCCGCCGGCGCAGGTGGCACGATCCACCTGGCGGCCGAGATGTTCAAGGCGCTGACCGGGACGCAGATGGAACACATCGTCTACAAGGCGAGCCCGATCGCGCACATCGACCTGTTCAGCGGGCAGATCCAGCTGATGTTCGATGGCCTGCCGCCGTCGATCGGCCACATCAAGGCCGGCAAGCTGCGCGCGCTGGCGGTCACCCCGGCGAAGCGCTCCGCGCTGCTGCCCGACCTGCCGACGATGGCTGAAGCCGGAGTTCCTGGCTACAACGTGCAGGGATGGAACGGATTCGTCGGCCCGGCCGGCCTGCCGCGCGCGATCGTCGAGCGGTTGAACCGCGAGACGGTCGCGGTGCTGCGCCGTGACGTGGTGCGCCAGCGGCTGCTCGAGCTCGGCGCCGAACCGGTGGGCAATACGCCCGAGGAATTCGGTGCGCACCTGCGCGCAGAGCGCGAACTCTGGGGCAAGCTGATCCGCAGGATCGGACTCAAGCTCGACTGA
- a CDS encoding tripartite tricarboxylate transporter substrate binding protein: MVPWRAPVALAASAAAIAAAIGASPLRAAEAFPVKPVRFIVPFAAGGAADVMARTIGAQFSQAWGQTTIVDNRTGAGGLIAAELTVRAGADGYTLMLAEPALASLPSLYSKLPIDVLRDFTPLGGIATAPQVVTVSNAVAGKGAQDLIAFARANPGKVNFGSPGRGTTGDLSGELLRMMGKFEFTVIPYKGAVPALAALAGGEVTLTASSMLAAMPLVRAGKMRAIGTTGPKRHSLTPEIPTMAEQGLPGYQIMQWWGLVSPRGTPKPVVSTINAAIGRSLGTAELKDRLAALFAEPWPSSPEAFGAFLKAEIDSLGKIIRTAGIKAE, from the coding sequence ATGGTGCCCTGGCGGGCTCCCGTTGCGCTGGCTGCCAGCGCCGCGGCGATCGCCGCAGCCATCGGTGCGTCGCCGCTGCGTGCGGCAGAGGCATTTCCGGTCAAGCCGGTACGCTTCATCGTTCCGTTCGCCGCCGGCGGTGCGGCCGACGTGATGGCGCGAACCATCGGCGCCCAGTTCAGCCAGGCCTGGGGCCAGACAACCATCGTCGACAACCGCACCGGCGCCGGCGGGCTGATCGCCGCCGAACTCACTGTGCGTGCCGGCGCGGACGGCTATACGCTGATGCTCGCGGAACCGGCGCTGGCAAGCCTGCCGTCGCTGTACAGCAAGCTGCCGATCGACGTGCTGCGCGATTTCACGCCGCTGGGTGGCATCGCGACGGCGCCGCAGGTAGTGACCGTGTCCAACGCGGTCGCCGGCAAGGGAGCACAGGATCTGATCGCGTTCGCGCGCGCCAACCCGGGCAAGGTGAACTTCGGCTCGCCCGGACGCGGTACCACTGGCGACCTCAGCGGAGAACTGCTGCGGATGATGGGCAAGTTCGAGTTCACGGTGATTCCATACAAGGGTGCGGTGCCAGCGCTGGCAGCGCTGGCCGGCGGCGAAGTGACCCTGACGGCGAGCAGCATGCTCGCCGCCATGCCGCTGGTGCGCGCGGGCAAGATGCGCGCGATCGGCACCACCGGGCCGAAGCGGCACAGCCTGACACCGGAGATCCCGACCATGGCCGAGCAGGGGTTGCCTGGCTACCAGATCATGCAGTGGTGGGGACTGGTCTCGCCGCGCGGCACGCCGAAGCCGGTGGTGTCGACCATCAACGCGGCGATCGGCCGGTCGCTGGGAACCGCCGAGCTGAAAGACCGCCTGGCTGCGCTCTTCGCGGAACCGTGGCCGAGCAGCCCCGAGGCTTTCGGCGCGTTCCTGAAAGCCGAGATCGACTCGCTCGGCAAGATCATCCGTACCGCCGGTATCAAGGCAGAATAG
- a CDS encoding nitrile hydratase subunit beta → MSKNVHDMGGDPAGPIERAEHARTLFDQRVDAMLRLLAHPQKGYFTVDAMRRSIESLDPQAYHGLAYYERWIRAVRELAIERGLVSQTALEQRMAAIAAQRVVKP, encoded by the coding sequence ATGAGCAAGAACGTCCACGACATGGGTGGCGACCCGGCCGGCCCGATCGAGCGGGCCGAGCATGCCCGCACCCTGTTCGACCAGCGGGTCGACGCGATGCTGCGCCTGCTCGCCCATCCGCAGAAAGGGTATTTCACCGTCGATGCGATGCGCCGGTCGATCGAATCGCTCGACCCGCAGGCCTACCACGGCCTCGCCTACTACGAGCGCTGGATACGCGCGGTGCGCGAACTGGCGATCGAACGTGGCCTCGTCAGCCAGACCGCGCTCGAGCAGCGGATGGCCGCCATCGCCGCGCAGCGCGTGGTGAAGCCGTGA